One Kitasatospora sp. NBC_01287 DNA window includes the following coding sequences:
- a CDS encoding 2-dehydropantoate 2-reductase, which produces MPAPVPARLRIAVLGAGSIGCHLGGMLAEAAEVTLIGRPEAMAAVEREGLTLTGPGDAARRGIRTVRTATDAAAAAGADYVLVTVKSADTAGAARQLAAHLDPAAVVVSFQNGLHNPRVLAEGLPGHRVLAGMVPYNVVRAGTAAFHQGTAGRLMLADTPHSAPLAAAARAAGLPLVLRQDMPAVQAAKLLMNLNNAVNALSGLPLREQLGRRAYRACLARCQREALAAFRAEGITPARLGPVPPALTPWVLGLPDALFQRLAGASLRIDARARSSMWEDLRRGRPTEIDSLQGEVTALAARHDLPAVANARLVALVREAEAAGPGAARPWPGADLLAQLG; this is translated from the coding sequence GTGCCCGCACCCGTGCCCGCGCGGCTGCGGATCGCGGTGCTCGGCGCCGGCAGCATCGGCTGCCACCTGGGCGGGATGCTCGCCGAGGCCGCCGAGGTCACGCTGATCGGCCGCCCCGAGGCGATGGCCGCCGTCGAGCGCGAGGGGCTCACCCTCACCGGCCCGGGCGATGCCGCCCGGCGGGGGATCCGCACCGTGCGGACGGCCACCGACGCGGCCGCGGCGGCGGGGGCCGACTACGTGCTGGTGACCGTCAAGTCGGCCGACACCGCGGGCGCCGCCCGGCAGTTGGCCGCCCACCTGGACCCGGCGGCGGTCGTGGTCAGCTTCCAGAACGGCCTGCACAACCCACGGGTACTGGCCGAGGGGCTGCCCGGCCACCGGGTGCTGGCCGGGATGGTCCCGTACAACGTGGTGCGCGCCGGCACCGCCGCCTTCCACCAGGGCACGGCGGGGCGGCTGATGCTGGCCGACACCCCGCACAGCGCTCCGCTCGCGGCGGCGGCCCGGGCCGCGGGGCTGCCGCTGGTGCTGCGGCAGGACATGCCGGCCGTGCAGGCGGCCAAGCTGCTGATGAACCTCAACAACGCGGTGAACGCGCTCTCCGGGCTGCCGCTGCGCGAGCAACTGGGCCGCCGCGCCTACCGGGCCTGCCTGGCGCGTTGCCAGCGGGAGGCGCTCGCCGCGTTCCGGGCCGAGGGGATCACGCCCGCCCGGCTGGGCCCGGTGCCGCCCGCGCTGACACCCTGGGTGCTCGGGCTGCCCGACGCGCTCTTCCAGCGGCTCGCGGGGGCGAGCCTGCGGATCGACGCGCGGGCGCGCTCCTCGATGTGGGAGGACCTGCGGCGCGGCCGTCCCACCGAGATCGACAGCCTGCAGGGGGAGGTCACCGCGCTGGCGGCCCGCCACGACCTGCCCGCTGTGGCCAACGCCCGGCTGGTGGCGCTGGTCCGCGAGGCCGAGGCGGCCGGTCCCGGGGCGGCGCGCCCCTGGCCCGGCGCCGACCTGCTCGCCCAACTGGGCTGA
- a CDS encoding class II aldolase/adducin family protein yields MSGAVGPLPAGVSLPMPPSFDTVEAERQYRKEQLAAGLRLFGRFGFSEGVAGHITVRDPEDPRWFWVNPFGMSFTQIKASDLILVDHDGTLLHGSRPVNRAAFVIHSQVHAARPDAVAAAHSHSLHGKAFASLGIPLDPITQDACAFFEDHGLYSDYRGVVNEAEEGRRIAAALGDFKAVILQNHGLLTVGHSVAEAVWWFITMERSCQAQLLAMAAGKPTLIDRETALLTRGQLGSHLAGWFQARPLWDQITASDPDLFD; encoded by the coding sequence CTGTCCGGCGCGGTCGGCCCGCTGCCGGCGGGGGTCAGCCTGCCGATGCCGCCCAGCTTCGACACCGTCGAGGCCGAGCGCCAGTACCGCAAGGAGCAACTGGCCGCCGGGTTGCGGCTGTTCGGCCGGTTCGGCTTCTCCGAAGGGGTGGCGGGGCACATCACCGTGCGCGACCCGGAGGACCCCCGGTGGTTCTGGGTCAACCCGTTCGGAATGAGCTTCACCCAGATCAAGGCCTCCGACCTGATCCTGGTCGACCACGACGGCACCCTGCTGCACGGCAGCCGGCCGGTGAACCGGGCGGCCTTCGTCATCCACTCCCAGGTCCACGCCGCCCGCCCGGACGCGGTGGCCGCCGCGCACTCGCACTCGCTGCACGGCAAGGCGTTCGCCAGCCTCGGCATCCCGCTGGACCCGATCACCCAGGACGCCTGCGCGTTCTTCGAGGACCACGGGCTCTACAGCGACTACCGGGGCGTGGTCAACGAGGCCGAGGAGGGGCGGCGGATCGCGGCCGCGCTCGGTGACTTCAAGGCGGTCATCCTGCAGAACCACGGCCTGCTGACGGTGGGCCACTCGGTGGCCGAAGCGGTCTGGTGGTTCATCACCATGGAACGCTCCTGCCAGGCCCAGCTGCTGGCGATGGCGGCCGGCAAGCCCACCCTGATCGACCGGGAGACCGCGCTGCTCACCAGGGGCCAGCTGGGCTCGCACCTGGCCGGCTGGTTCCAGGCTCGTCCGCTGTGGGACCAGATCACCGCCTCGGACCCCGACCTCTTCGACTGA
- a CDS encoding TetR/AcrR family transcriptional regulator produces the protein MPKGETKRRPRTRAALLDAALAAFAENGFHATPIEQICERAGYTRGAFYSNFSSKEELFLALFDAHSERVISRIGALVDSIDAAELTLPGLVELLSDIEPAERDWYLVTTEFTLHAIRDRQAAWVLAQHDARLRAELARGLTEQLARAGRTLTVDADELARLLIAIREGGLAQSYVEPDQLPPGQLERRFLAPLLTALTVPSGAAAAAPAPAAEISAP, from the coding sequence ATGCCCAAGGGTGAGACCAAGCGCCGCCCCCGCACCCGCGCCGCGCTGCTGGACGCGGCGCTGGCGGCCTTCGCGGAGAACGGCTTCCACGCGACCCCGATCGAGCAGATCTGCGAGCGGGCCGGCTACACCCGCGGCGCCTTCTACTCGAACTTCAGCAGCAAGGAGGAGCTCTTCCTCGCCCTCTTCGACGCGCACAGCGAGCGGGTGATCAGCCGGATCGGCGCCCTGGTCGACTCGATCGACGCCGCGGAACTCACCCTGCCGGGCCTGGTGGAACTGCTCTCCGACATCGAGCCGGCCGAGCGGGACTGGTACCTCGTCACCACCGAGTTCACCCTGCACGCCATCCGCGACCGGCAGGCCGCCTGGGTACTCGCCCAGCACGACGCCCGGCTGCGCGCCGAACTCGCCCGCGGCCTGACCGAGCAGCTCGCCCGCGCCGGCCGCACCCTCACCGTGGACGCCGACGAACTGGCCCGGCTGCTCATCGCGATCCGCGAAGGCGGCCTGGCGCAGAGCTACGTGGAGCCCGACCAGCTGCCGCCCGGACAGCTCGAACGCCGCTTCCTGGCCCCGCTGCTGACGGCGCTGACCGTGCCGAGCGGCGCGGCGGCAGCGGCCCCCGCGCCGGCGGCTGAGATCAGCGCACCGTGA
- a CDS encoding WXG100 family type VII secretion target has translation MPDHDLHPLGSDAGTYREQVERLKHTIDDSHGMWGAGDLKYAVHDALQLTGPKGDPGKLDALAAAYGTASGQLDQTQQEVQRTASQRLPDAWTGQVGEKAVEVVTASSDDLTHCRDVLGSGRDQISALAGALRQAQVQHGQGAGPLQEALKLLHDITIAGAPDPVNWDDGKMHTAHAKAKDGIASIFGAAVAAETAGHTAARELNALADKALAGRFKNKGLGAVDKLVIADASVAGDAQLGTILTANDATRAGQFMDKMSDADRARFDQLLAGSKSPEERAYLMKALAAGHSYDEIKAFDDQIHDHGDDPSWLAERISPVQLDSTSGGQADTGYQGVEWSQGQHPTCVASSTVTARAMVDPLYALQLTTGGHPGDPKFDNGEAAQQRWLSESNRVYDERGWWHSWSDGMTTGESKDVANGEIAAHTGASYQTKDLGSADARRDSLGQIEQSVDEGKPVPLGVKENTWLMPDGHQMMIIGHRGDQLEIYNPWGFTAWVSENDFVNNNLGSLTQNELPNVNYVQLPK, from the coding sequence ATGCCCGATCACGATCTCCATCCGCTGGGCAGCGACGCGGGCACCTACCGCGAGCAGGTCGAGCGGCTCAAGCACACCATCGACGACTCGCACGGGATGTGGGGCGCCGGAGACCTGAAGTACGCCGTGCACGACGCCCTGCAGTTGACCGGCCCCAAGGGCGATCCGGGGAAGCTGGACGCGCTGGCGGCCGCCTACGGCACGGCGAGCGGTCAGTTGGACCAGACCCAGCAGGAGGTCCAGCGGACCGCCTCCCAGCGGCTGCCCGACGCCTGGACCGGTCAGGTCGGCGAGAAGGCCGTCGAGGTGGTCACCGCCTCCTCCGACGATCTGACGCATTGCCGCGACGTGCTGGGCAGCGGCCGCGACCAGATCTCCGCGCTGGCCGGGGCCCTGCGACAGGCACAGGTCCAGCACGGGCAGGGCGCCGGCCCGCTGCAGGAGGCGCTCAAACTGCTGCACGACATCACCATCGCCGGCGCGCCCGACCCGGTGAACTGGGACGACGGCAAGATGCACACGGCGCACGCCAAGGCCAAGGACGGCATCGCCTCGATCTTCGGCGCCGCCGTGGCGGCCGAGACCGCCGGCCACACGGCGGCCCGCGAACTGAACGCGCTGGCCGACAAGGCGCTGGCCGGCCGCTTCAAGAACAAGGGGCTCGGCGCGGTCGACAAGCTGGTCATCGCCGACGCCTCGGTGGCCGGCGACGCGCAGCTGGGCACGATCCTCACCGCCAACGACGCCACCCGGGCCGGCCAGTTCATGGACAAGATGAGCGACGCCGACCGGGCCCGGTTCGACCAGCTGCTGGCCGGCAGCAAGTCCCCCGAGGAGCGCGCCTACCTGATGAAGGCGCTGGCCGCGGGGCACAGCTACGACGAGATCAAGGCCTTCGACGACCAGATCCACGACCACGGCGACGATCCCAGCTGGCTCGCCGAGCGGATCTCCCCGGTCCAGCTCGACTCCACCTCCGGCGGGCAGGCGGACACCGGCTACCAGGGCGTGGAGTGGAGCCAGGGCCAGCACCCGACCTGCGTGGCCTCCTCGACGGTCACCGCCCGGGCGATGGTCGACCCGCTGTACGCGCTGCAGCTGACCACCGGTGGCCACCCCGGGGACCCGAAGTTCGACAACGGCGAGGCCGCGCAGCAGCGCTGGCTGAGCGAGTCGAACCGGGTCTACGACGAGCGCGGCTGGTGGCATTCCTGGTCGGACGGCATGACCACCGGTGAGTCGAAGGACGTGGCCAACGGCGAGATCGCGGCGCACACCGGCGCGAGCTACCAGACCAAGGACCTCGGCAGCGCGGACGCGCGCCGCGACAGCCTGGGCCAGATCGAGCAGTCGGTGGACGAGGGCAAGCCGGTGCCGCTCGGGGTCAAGGAGAACACCTGGCTGATGCCCGACGGCCACCAGATGATGATCATCGGTCACCGCGGCGACCAGCTGGAGATCTACAACCCCTGGGGCTTCACCGCCTGGGTCAGTGAGAACGACTTCGTCAACAACAACCTGGGCAGTCTCACGCAGAACGAGCTGCCCAACGTCAACTACGTCCAGCTCCCCAAGTGA
- a CDS encoding type VII secretion target: protein MGDNIGTGFSVHPDNLGSAGDQLTTAGDDVASTRDTLGRLDMSDADTFGEYGAPEAAKAFWSAWQDELGVNTDALHDLGNRVRTTAGNYSTSDQQISQHLQGR from the coding sequence TTGGGCGACAACATAGGCACGGGCTTCAGCGTCCATCCGGACAACCTGGGCTCGGCGGGGGACCAGCTGACCACCGCGGGCGACGACGTGGCGAGTACCCGCGACACGCTGGGCCGGCTGGACATGTCCGATGCGGACACCTTCGGGGAGTACGGCGCACCGGAGGCGGCCAAGGCCTTCTGGTCCGCCTGGCAGGATGAGCTCGGGGTCAACACGGACGCCCTGCACGACCTCGGCAACCGGGTCCGGACGACCGCGGGCAACTACAGCACCAGTGACCAGCAGATTTCCCAGCACCTCCAGGGGCGGTAA